A stretch of the Archangium violaceum genome encodes the following:
- a CDS encoding SDR family NAD(P)-dependent oxidoreductase codes for MRQHATLLTINQQHSWPKGRTKMGSVSNKGKAVITGASSGIGAEYALQLAVRGYDLILVARNRARLDALAARLNGMTGRQVEVVEADLVAPEGVRRVEEVLRSDPHITLLVNNAGVGAVAPLLESDPDKMSEMIAINVLALTRLTMAAAPGFVSRGGGTIINIASIVAIKPELLNGVYGGTKAFVVAYTQSLHHELRDKGARVQAVLPGATRTEFWDIAGAPVHTLPNEIVMSASDMVGAALAGLDQGELVTIPSLPEFPAFRSKSEPSAHETDEGPVEEGGRASRTVC; via the coding sequence ATGCGGCAGCACGCTACGCTTCTCACCATCAACCAGCAACACAGCTGGCCGAAAGGGAGAACGAAGATGGGCAGCGTCTCGAACAAGGGGAAGGCGGTCATCACTGGCGCGTCGTCGGGCATCGGAGCCGAGTACGCCCTGCAGCTGGCCGTGCGTGGCTACGATCTCATCCTGGTTGCTCGTAATCGGGCCCGGCTGGATGCGCTCGCGGCGCGGCTGAACGGCATGACGGGACGTCAGGTCGAGGTGGTCGAGGCGGACCTGGTGGCGCCCGAGGGCGTGCGTCGCGTGGAAGAGGTCCTGCGCTCCGATCCGCACATCACCCTGCTGGTCAACAACGCCGGCGTCGGCGCGGTCGCTCCCCTGCTCGAGTCCGACCCCGACAAGATGAGTGAGATGATCGCGATCAATGTCCTGGCGCTCACGCGGCTCACGATGGCTGCCGCACCGGGGTTCGTCTCGCGAGGTGGCGGAACGATCATCAACATCGCATCGATCGTGGCGATCAAACCCGAGCTGCTCAACGGCGTGTACGGCGGGACCAAGGCCTTCGTGGTCGCCTACACGCAGTCCTTGCATCATGAGCTGCGCGACAAGGGCGCGCGTGTCCAGGCGGTGCTGCCGGGGGCGACGCGAACGGAGTTCTGGGACATCGCCGGTGCACCGGTTCACACCCTCCCGAATGAGATCGTGATGAGCGCGTCGGACATGGTCGGTGCCGCGCTCGCGGGCCTCGATCAAGGCGAGCTCGTGACCATCCCCTCGCTGCCAGAATTTCCAGCATTTAGATCGAAGAGCGAGCCATCGGCGCATGAGACGGATGAGGGCCCAGTTGAAGAGGGGGGCAGGGCCTCAAGAACTGTGTGCTAG
- a CDS encoding DUF2380 domain-containing protein produces the protein MQLALLRLAGPRLEAAMLGSILLAAWLDFLNLVDVVLKQGFISVETLFVSMERWQKMLEPSMRALSSLERGHVEAVANDILALMGHLSGEFNSTAETIRVAMKRGEQAMLLAQFLEMVTMLSAMKLSLPSLPPSAPATLGMSLMVGGDGVMMGTRIVVSAEWMDMMRRLVRAGVISLPAVSAAVRIQAGQVMMAQAHDELPQGVRNALGDGPEVRGMRVTDRAGAGMTEPPRHHVLPREFREWFEKRGFTGDMSIDQFCVRMEQARHEAIHGGGNWRLGRTWPGEWNQMIMETLRDAETKAGRMLTRGEILNISSRRTCGTTVFR, from the coding sequence ATGCAGCTTGCCCTCCTGCGCCTCGCTGGCCCACGACTCGAGGCTGCCATGCTCGGCTCCATCCTGCTCGCGGCATGGCTCGACTTCCTCAATCTTGTCGATGTGGTGCTCAAACAGGGTTTTATCAGCGTGGAGACGTTGTTCGTGAGCATGGAGCGCTGGCAGAAGATGCTCGAGCCCTCCATGAGGGCTCTCTCCTCTCTGGAGCGAGGGCATGTGGAGGCTGTTGCGAACGACATTCTCGCGCTGATGGGCCATCTCTCCGGCGAGTTCAATTCGACCGCTGAGACCATTCGCGTGGCGATGAAGCGCGGTGAGCAGGCGATGCTGCTGGCGCAGTTCCTTGAGATGGTCACCATGTTATCGGCGATGAAGCTTTCGTTGCCTTCGCTGCCGCCATCCGCCCCCGCCACGCTCGGCATGAGCCTGATGGTGGGGGGCGACGGCGTGATGATGGGCACGCGAATCGTCGTGTCAGCCGAGTGGATGGATATGATGCGCCGGCTCGTGAGGGCGGGAGTCATCTCTCTTCCCGCCGTCAGCGCCGCTGTGCGGATTCAGGCCGGTCAGGTGATGATGGCGCAGGCGCACGACGAGTTACCGCAGGGCGTGCGCAACGCGCTCGGCGACGGGCCAGAGGTGCGGGGAATGCGTGTGACGGACAGAGCGGGGGCCGGCATGACCGAGCCACCGCGGCACCATGTCCTGCCGCGAGAGTTCCGTGAGTGGTTCGAGAAGCGCGGCTTTACCGGCGACATGAGCATCGATCAGTTCTGCGTCAGAATGGAGCAGGCACGTCACGAGGCGATTCATGGAGGTGGCAACTGGCGCCTCGGTCGCACATGGCCCGGCGAATGGAACCAGATGATCATGGAGACCCTGCGTGATGCCGAGACCAAGGCGGGCCGGATGTTGACGCGGGGCGAGATCCTGAACATCTCGTCGCGGAGAACATGCGGGACTACCGTATTCCGATGA
- a CDS encoding NUDIX hydrolase: MNEDRSWDGNWKVRLYERVRERGFDSLTSFAKARPAVPLYLLAEELGPDDVAAVQVLSGLLAEAERSHQVTRFVRDVLARELSQSVPDGWPAVLDDANRFKVAKALGRWTAYSPETHKVRVKQIGDALIATPPPPGWRPLGPDDELLRTLLPDEEV, from the coding sequence ATGAACGAGGACCGTTCTTGGGACGGCAACTGGAAGGTCCGCCTCTATGAGCGGGTCCGAGAGCGTGGTTTTGATTCGCTCACCTCCTTTGCAAAGGCTCGCCCTGCCGTTCCACTGTATTTGCTGGCCGAGGAGCTTGGTCCGGACGATGTCGCCGCTGTGCAGGTGTTGAGTGGATTGCTCGCGGAGGCGGAGCGAAGCCATCAGGTCACTCGCTTTGTGCGCGATGTGCTCGCGCGCGAGCTGTCGCAGAGTGTACCTGATGGCTGGCCGGCCGTACTGGACGATGCCAACCGCTTCAAGGTCGCCAAGGCACTCGGCCGCTGGACTGCCTACTCCCCAGAAACCCATAAGGTGCGTGTAAAGCAGATCGGCGATGCGCTCATCGCTACACCGCCGCCACCAGGTTGGCGCCCGCTCGGGCCTGACGACGAGCTGCTGCGTACGCTCCTTCCCGATGAGGAAGTCTGA